From a region of the Gordonia sp. PP30 genome:
- the rsmI gene encoding 16S rRNA (cytidine(1402)-2'-O)-methyltransferase, producing MSGALVLAGTPMGQAGDASPRLREALGSADIVAAEDTRRARSLAAALDVTIGGRLVSYYDHVEAQRAPQLVEAIAGGATVLLITDAGMPSVSDPGFRLVAACADAGLRVTCLPGPSAVTTALALSALPSERFCFDGFAPRKPGARRDWLASLRTQPRTVVFFESPHRLAQTLSDAAQVLGPDRRGAVCRELTKTYEEVRRGGLADLAEWAAGGVKGEITVVIAGASAVDDEADLGSVVARAAALADAGTRLKDACEQAAAGTPFSRREVYEAVLTARRE from the coding sequence GTGAGTGGAGCACTGGTGTTGGCCGGGACACCGATGGGGCAGGCCGGAGATGCGTCGCCGCGGCTGCGTGAAGCGCTCGGTTCGGCGGACATCGTGGCCGCCGAGGACACCCGCCGGGCACGCTCGCTCGCGGCCGCGCTGGACGTGACCATCGGCGGCCGGCTGGTCAGCTACTACGACCACGTGGAGGCGCAGCGCGCACCGCAACTCGTCGAGGCGATCGCCGGCGGGGCGACGGTGCTGCTGATCACCGACGCCGGGATGCCGTCGGTCAGCGATCCGGGATTCCGGCTGGTCGCCGCGTGCGCCGATGCCGGACTGCGGGTCACCTGCCTGCCGGGGCCGTCGGCCGTCACCACCGCGCTGGCGCTGTCCGCGCTGCCCTCCGAACGCTTCTGCTTCGACGGCTTCGCGCCGCGCAAACCGGGTGCCCGCCGCGACTGGCTCGCGTCCCTGCGCACGCAGCCGCGCACGGTGGTCTTCTTCGAATCGCCGCATCGCCTGGCGCAGACGCTGTCCGATGCGGCGCAGGTGCTCGGCCCCGACCGGCGTGGCGCGGTGTGCCGCGAACTGACCAAGACCTACGAGGAGGTGCGCCGCGGCGGCCTCGCCGACCTCGCCGAGTGGGCCGCCGGGGGCGTGAAGGGGGAGATCACCGTCGTGATCGCCGGGGCCTCCGCCGTCGACGACGAGGCGGACCTCGGCTCGGTGGTGGCTCGTGCGGCCGCGCTCGCCGATGCCGGGACGCGCCTCAAGGACGCGTGCGAGCAGGCCGCCGCCGGAACTCCGTTCAGCCGCCGCGAGGTCTACGAGGCGGTGCTCACCGCCCGCCGCGAGTGA